GCAGCCGCCATGGGAGGCCGTCTACGAGGGCTGGCCCCTGGCGCGAAAGCTCCAGGCCGCCGTCCCCGCCATCAAGAGCGCGGCCGGGGCATCGCTGCGCGACCATTGCCTGCACCACCAGCAGGGAACCTGGACCATCGTGTACAACACCCGGAGAGTGAAGCCCGAAGAGCTGAAAGGGATCCGGTTCGAGGATCTGACCGACGAGAAATGGCGCAACCGGGTGGTCTGGGACGTGCGCGCGCTGGGCCTGTACGTGTTGCCGTTCGCCCCCGGCTGGAGCGAGGACCGGTTGCGGGTGTACGCACACAACCTCGGCGCCAACGGCGTCAGGCTGGTTTCCGGCGGCACCTCCGGCGTCTTGCAGGCGCTCATACAGGGTGAGGGCGATATCGCGGTGGCGTCCATGGTCCAGGTCGTTCAGCAGAAGACGCTGGGCGCGCCGCTCGACATGACCTTCGCGGGCATGGTGCTGGGAAACCTCACGGTCTCCTGCCTGATCCAGCCCGGCGTCAACGATCCCAACATGGCGGCGCTCTACTGGGGCTGGAACCACTTCGACGGCAACTACACCGAAGCCGCCATCACGGGCGGCGGCGTGTTCCGCATGTACGAGGAGGAGGCGGACCGCCTGCCGTTGGTGAAGCTGGCGCGCCAGCACGGCATCAAGTCCTCGGCGCAGGTGGCCGGACCCAAGACCGAAGAGCAGGCGAAGCTGGCGGGCAAGTACCGCAAGACCGCCATTAACGCTCTGAAGGCCGGGATCGCGAGCAAGAAGAAGATCGCGGAATAGGGCGGCTCAGGCCTCCGAAGACCGGCGGGTTCGAGCGCGGGCGGGCGTGACGCCCTCCCGCGCCACGGCCGTATCGCTTCGGCGGGCGACAACCGCCCCGCATGGCAGCCATGGGAAGCCCCCCAGGCGCGCATTCGCGGCCGGCCCTGTCCCGGCTGCGGCAGTTCCGGCAGCCCGGCGCACTGTCCGTGCTCGCGGTGCTGGTGGTGCTGGTCATCGTGCCGCTGTTCTTCATGGTGCTCGCGAGCTTCCGTCCCGAGGGGCTGCTGCCCCTGGAGCCCGGCCCCTTCACCGTCTCTTCCTACATCGAGGCTTTCACCGGCGCCGACTTCCGGCCTATCGTCCGCGACACGCTGCTGTACTCCGGGCTGGGCGTGCTGTTCGCGCTCCCCATCGCGTTCGGGTTCGCCTTCCTCACCGAGCGCACGGACATGCCGCTGCGCAACTCCATGTACGTGCTCATGTTCGTTCCCATGAGCACGCCGGTGTTCGCCACCGCGCTGGGCTGGGTGCTGCTGCTGGGACCCCGAGGAGGCACCGTCAACGTCTATCTGAGAATGCTGTTCGGCATCGAAACGGGCGAGGGGCCGTTCAACATCTTCAGCATGACCGGGCTCGTCTTCGTCCACGTGCTCGGCATCATACCGACCATGTGGCTATTCCTCACCGCGGTGCTGCGGCAGATGGACCCGGCCCTGGAGGAGGCCGCGCTGGCATCCGGCGCCTCCCGGTGGCAGGTGCTCCGCACCGTGACCGCGCCGCTCATGCGCCCGGGAGTGGCCGCGGTGGGCATCTATTTCTTCATCACCGGCCTCGAGTCCCTGGAACTGCCGCTGGCCCTGGGCCCCACCGCGGGGATCGAGCTCTTGTCCACCAAGATCTTCTTCAGCCTGCTGCCTTCGGCGGACCTGGGCGTGAACTACGGCATTCCGGCCGCGTTCGGCATGCTCGGACTGGCCATGGGGGTGTTGGGGAGCCTCATCTACATTCGCCTGGTGCGCCAGACTTCCCAGTTCGCCGTGATCACGGGCAAGGGCTACCGCCCCCGGCTTATCTCCCTGGGGCGCTGGAAGTACGTGGCCCTGGGCGCCATCCTGCTCTTCATCCTCGTGAAGGTCGTGCTGCCGTTCGCGATACTCCTGTACGCGAGCTTCCTGCGCTTCTACGTGCCGCCGGTGCTGGAGTTCGCGGCCGACATGCGCTGGACGCTGCTCCACTACACACGGCTTCTGGACTACCGCTTCTTCGGCAGCTACTTCGTCAACACCCTGATCGTGGCGGTGGAGGCCGCGACCCTGACCATGCTGCTGGTCAGCTTCATCGGCTGGCTGGTGGTGCGGCGTCCCTCCAAACTCACGGACCTCATCAACGTCGTGGCGTTCATGCCCCTGGCCATCCCGGGCGTCATCTCGACCCTGGCGCTATTCCTCATGTTCGTGGGCACGCCGCTCTACGGCACGCTGATCCTCCTGACCCTGGCGTTCGTGGCCCGCTACCTCGCCTTCGGCACCCGGCTCATGCACTCCGCCATGCTGCAGCTCCACCACGAGTTGGAGGAGGCGTCGCAGGCCAGTGGCGCCAACAACCTGCAGACCTTCATCCGGATCACGTTGCGGCTCCTGATCCCCGCGTTCCTCAGCGGGTGGCTCTGGGTGCTGGTGCACGCCGCCAAGGACTTCTCCGTGGCGCTGCTGCTGGCCTCGGCCGGCAGCGTGCTCGTGGCCAACATCGTCTACGAGGCCTTCATCGGCGGCCACTTCAACGAGTCCGCGGCCATGCTGGTGGTGCTGATCACCTTCAACCTGATCTTCGTGGTCGCCGGCAGGAAGGTCATCGGGCAGTCCATTGCCCAGTAAGTCGGGCCGGCACGGAACGGAGGGGGACTGACGACCGCTGCCACGAACGCCATGTTGGTCCTTCCGCGGCGATGGCCTATAGTGTTCCGATGATAGGCACACCGCTCTCCATCCTTGACCTGTCGCCCATCGTCGAGGGCGGCGACGCGCGCCAAGCGTTGCTCAATACCATCGACCTGGCGCGCCATGCCGACGCATGGGGCTACACGCGCTACTGGCTGGCCGAGCATCACAACATGGCGGGTATCGCCAGTGCCGCGACGGCCGTGGTAGTCGGCCAGGTCGCCCAGGCGACGGCAACCATGCGGGTCGGCGCGGGCGGCGTCATGCTGGCCAACCATGCCCCGCTCGTCATCGCCGAGCAGTTCGGCACCCTCGCGGCCCTTTTCTCGGGCCGGATCGATCTGGGCGTGGGTCGCGCACCCGGCACCGACCGTTACACCGAGCGTGCCTTGCGCCGCACCCTGGAAGGCAACATTGATGACTTCCCGCAAGACGTGCTGGAGCTGCAACACTATTTCAAGGAACCGGCAGCGAACCAGTTCGTGCGCGCCGTGCCCGGTGCCGGCCTGAACGTACCGATCTGGATCCTGGGCTCCAGTCTCTACGGCGCCCAGCTCGCCGCCGCCCTCGGGCTTCCCTATGCCTTTGCCTCGCACTTCGCGCCCGCGGCCCTGATGCAGGCCATCGCCGTCTACCGCCAACGTTTCGAGCCGTCGGCGCAACTCGACAAGCCCTATGTCATGGTAGGCATGACCGTCGTCGCCGCCGATACCGACGAGGAAGCCCGTTTCCTCAGAACCTCGATCCTGCAGTCCTTCGTCAACCGGCGCCGCGGCGGCATGCCGGGCAAGCTGCCGCCGCCGGCCGCCGGTTTTGAAGATCAAGTGGCTCCGCACGAGCGTGCGATGATCAAGGAGGCTCTGTCCTGCTCCGCCGTCGGTGCGCCCGATACGGTCGAACGCGAGATCGCCGCCTTCGTCGAGCGAACCGGTGCCGACGAGGTCATGATCACCGCGAACATCCATGATCACGCCAAGCGGCTGCGGTCCTTCGAACTGGTGGCCGGGATGATGGGCGCCACCACGGAGCTTCAGCGACGCGCCGCGCGCTAGTCACAGGCGGTGCGGCGATCCTCTTGTCGAGGTAGTCTGACCTATCCGCGCTCTTCCCGATCCAGCCCCGTCATCTCCAGCATCGGGCGGTCCGTGACGGAGAACAGGATGGCCGGCTCGGTCTCCGACGCATTCCGGAAGTGGTGCCAGCGCCACGGCGGCAGGGTGAAGGCGTCGTTGATCTCCCATTCCAACTCGATGGGCTCGTCGCGGTCGACGATGGTGACGCCCTGGCCCTGGACGGCGTGGTAGTGGGTGGTGCCCGTGTGGCGGTGCGGCCGTGTCGCCTGGCCCGGCAGCAGCATCTGGATGTGGCAGGTCATGGTCAGGAACGTGTGCCCGCCGGTGACGGGGTTCTTGTATTCCAGCAGGACGCCGTCGTGGGGGTCGCCGCCGCCCCCGTCCGCCACCGCTTGCAAGGCCTCCAGGGTTTCGTCCCACTTGTAGTGGTAGGGCACGCCGGCGGCGCCCTCGTAGCGCACCTCGGGCTCCCGGATGGGGCCGAAGAGGCGGCGTGACGCGCCTTCCTTGCGCGTCAAGGGTTGCTGGACGCCTTCCGACCACTCTTCCCGGAACCGGGAGGCGCCCAGGAAGTTGACCACGCCGACGTCGAGGGCGTCGATCCAGATGATGGGCTCCTTGGAATCGTTCACGTGGTCGTGCCACACCCAGTTGGGCTGGATCAGCAGGTCGCCCGGCTCCATGGTCATGGGCTCGCCGTTGGAGGTGGTGTAGGCGCCGCCGCCCTGGACCACGAACCGGAGCGCCGTGTTGGTGTGCCGGTGGGCCGGGGCGGCCTCGCCGGGCATGACGATCTGGTAGCCCATGACGATGGTGCGGCTCTCGGTTATCAGGCCGACGTTGCGCCGGAAAGCCTCCGCGCCGAGGCTGATCACGTCGGCGGCCTGCAGCAGCGCGGGGTGGACGTCGTCCCAGCGCCACAGCCTGGGCTCGACGTCGTGCTGTTCGCGCTGGCGCTGCCAGTAGCCCACCAGTCCGAGGTCGGCGAACTTCGCGTGCAACTCGTCACGCCTCTTCTGGTTGTCGGATGCGACCTTGGCCATACCTGTATCCTTTTCGGTCCGTCTTGCCGGCTCCGGTGCCCGTGTTCCCGCCAAACCGCCCCGCGCGCGTCAGGCAGCGGCATCCGTGGGCAGCGGGTAGGTCTCGCACAGCTTGCGCCAGCGCTGGGCGATGGCCTTGGCCTCGGCCCGGGTCTCGTCCGTGGTCACCCGGAACGGCGGCCTTCCCGGACCGGCGTAGCAGTAGCCGGCCTCGTTGATGGAGATCTTGCTCTCCACCGGGTCGGTGAGGCTCGGGTCCTTTCCGCCCACCCGCGCCATGGCCATGCAGATCTCCCTGACCTCGTCCCAGCGGCCCTCGCGGCCGGCCTGGTAGGCGCGGATCACCGGCGAGGGGCCCATCCACGCGTTGATGGACCAGCATCCGGCGGCGCCCATCATCATGTAGGGGAACATCTGGTTCTGGTTGGTCATGACGC
The Deltaproteobacteria bacterium DNA segment above includes these coding regions:
- a CDS encoding iron ABC transporter permease, whose protein sequence is MGSPPGAHSRPALSRLRQFRQPGALSVLAVLVVLVIVPLFFMVLASFRPEGLLPLEPGPFTVSSYIEAFTGADFRPIVRDTLLYSGLGVLFALPIAFGFAFLTERTDMPLRNSMYVLMFVPMSTPVFATALGWVLLLGPRGGTVNVYLRMLFGIETGEGPFNIFSMTGLVFVHVLGIIPTMWLFLTAVLRQMDPALEEAALASGASRWQVLRTVTAPLMRPGVAAVGIYFFITGLESLELPLALGPTAGIELLSTKIFFSLLPSADLGVNYGIPAAFGMLGLAMGVLGSLIYIRLVRQTSQFAVITGKGYRPRLISLGRWKYVALGAILLFILVKVVLPFAILLYASFLRFYVPPVLEFAADMRWTLLHYTRLLDYRFFGSYFVNTLIVAVEAATLTMLLVSFIGWLVVRRPSKLTDLINVVAFMPLAIPGVISTLALFLMFVGTPLYGTLILLTLAFVARYLAFGTRLMHSAMLQLHHELEEASQASGANNLQTFIRITLRLLIPAFLSGWLWVLVHAAKDFSVALLLASAGSVLVANIVYEAFIGGHFNESAAMLVVLITFNLIFVVAGRKVIGQSIAQ
- a CDS encoding cupin domain-containing protein is translated as MAKVASDNQKRRDELHAKFADLGLVGYWQRQREQHDVEPRLWRWDDVHPALLQAADVISLGAEAFRRNVGLITESRTIVMGYQIVMPGEAAPAHRHTNTALRFVVQGGGAYTTSNGEPMTMEPGDLLIQPNWVWHDHVNDSKEPIIWIDALDVGVVNFLGASRFREEWSEGVQQPLTRKEGASRRLFGPIREPEVRYEGAAGVPYHYKWDETLEALQAVADGGGGDPHDGVLLEYKNPVTGGHTFLTMTCHIQMLLPGQATRPHRHTGTTHYHAVQGQGVTIVDRDEPIELEWEINDAFTLPPWRWHHFRNASETEPAILFSVTDRPMLEMTGLDREERG
- a CDS encoding LLM class flavin-dependent oxidoreductase, yielding MIGTPLSILDLSPIVEGGDARQALLNTIDLARHADAWGYTRYWLAEHHNMAGIASAATAVVVGQVAQATATMRVGAGGVMLANHAPLVIAEQFGTLAALFSGRIDLGVGRAPGTDRYTERALRRTLEGNIDDFPQDVLELQHYFKEPAANQFVRAVPGAGLNVPIWILGSSLYGAQLAAALGLPYAFASHFAPAALMQAIAVYRQRFEPSAQLDKPYVMVGMTVVAADTDEEARFLRTSILQSFVNRRRGGMPGKLPPPAAGFEDQVAPHERAMIKEALSCSAVGAPDTVEREIAAFVERTGADEVMITANIHDHAKRLRSFELVAGMMGATTELQRRAAR